tcatttgtttagccaagtGAAGAATAAGGTTTGGAGTACGTTTGGCATAGGCTACAACACAAAGTTGTCAGTACAAGGAAAGGCACAACTAAATTAGACAATAAGCAAGCATAATTATGGCCAGCAGCCATCAGAAATACACAAAAGGCACTTGCTCACTCAATATTGTATTACAATCCTCCTCCTATCATTAAGGTCTACCAGTAAGAACGTATGAGGTTACAACCTTGTTATTTTGTACAATACTGATTCTTCCCTGTCCCTACTTATAGGGATATTACTCACTCTCTTGACACTAGGAGGTGAATGGAATTTTCCCTGATAATATTATGCCTGGGAGTGCCATAGTGAGATGAGGAGAAAGTTAACATGGTGGAAACAGGAGAAAGTTATCATGTAAGCTATGTTTACATGAATGGGGAAGAATGTCAACAAATATGCACTTATAGAAAAATGTTAATGTGTACTGTTAACAGTGCTATAACAATCACTTTTCAAGTGCAAACTGAAACCAACTGCTGTTGTCTTCATAGTGGTAACACAACGAGACCGGGGATTTCCTGAGTGACCCTGGAGAAGAATGATAGTGAAAATGAACAAGTTGCCAACGACctgcccctcttcctcttccacaaaGGAAAAGGGAAAGGGCTATCTTGTGGAGATAGAGCTCTGTATCTCCATAGGATGCCAAAAGGACTTGTTATTTGCAGAAACTGattacatgcacaaacacacatgcttgcacgggcacacatacacacacacgcacgcacgcacgcacgcacgcacccacgcacgcacccaaATTTCAACCGGTTACAAtcattcaaaccattaaacaaatctacacacttgtatcttaaataatatccaaacggaatttcaatatcatttaaactttattcagaatcacagtttaagtTTCATACCGGTGTGGGTAccggattgactcggctgccagatcgactcggggtcctgcgcttacagatgacgtatcgacacaagccaatggacaaaacccggaagggttgtttgtttataaacggggctcaatcatggacttaaaaagaaggctcaatccgttttggttttgatttaattgaacgcagcccgttctttcgcacaacaacaataataataatttgtattaACAAACAATAATTTGCACAttcgattattattcatagattagaaaatGAAAGGGGATCGTTAATACTTTTACGTTAATAcaggctacttttaatcacgcaccggctcgctattcacacacacacacacacacacacacacacacacacacacacacacacacacacacacacacacacacacacacacacacacacacacacacacacacacacacacacacacacacacacacagtgcagggcaatacatttgacgttTCAGAGTCTTCAGTTCATTTTtaatttctgcatttttagcaatgctttgtgcttttcattcagcggtcactttatttgtttccaaccatttactttttcttaaatggtgtggatgtttacattgtttaccccatttagacttttgaacttttgttcaaatcccttcacttgatttaagccattaaATGTTTCTGCACACTACACAATTTTGccctacagcactcaccgcattttctgcaggaaatgcattttctagttattattctagTCAATGTACAGACTGGTTGGGGCTTTATGGCTAAGGGGAGGGGAGTTTCTTCGTCAACAACAATAGCATCTTTGACTGGCGAATAGCATCTAGTCAGCCATTATCAAAACCGTGTCTATAATTAAATCCAATGCAGCCTGTCAGGCAGGCTATGCACGACAATGATGGTATCATGGAGTTTATACAAGTTTGGCTGTATTTTGGGTCTCTTTGTGGCTCTTAATAATCACATGACAGAGTCTGCTCCGGACTTCTCCAGTaagtatgtttgtttttacatGCAAATATCTTCAGAACTTCTTGAGCAACCGGATTAGGGCAGAAAGTGTGATGGCACTTCAAGCAGCAAAAATATAAACTTAACAACAGAGTATAATTATAAAATGTGTCTCtgttattattaaattattattaaatattaaaattatataaattatcattgctattatctatatttttatttcattgtgTTCTGTTCTGTCAATCCTTATTCCAAGCATCTTTGAAAGCTCGAGCAATGAGGCATAGTTATCGGAGAGGGAAGGTTTGCCTGATAAGATCCTCCATCATATGAACTATTTCAACACTGGGAACACTCTTCATACTTTCAAAGCAATTCATCAAATGCATGTTGAGTTATgttataaatgtttatatttgtaAGCGTTTTGTTGGCTCATACACATTATTGGCCATCCTTATATTGATGTGTCATCTTTTTGCCAGGGTTGGTTAGTAGTAGTCACGCTGCGTAATTAGTCTATGTAAAATAAACGTCCTTTGTGAGAGTCTTGGCATCTCTCAATGAGTGGCCCTAATAGCAGCGCTTTGTGAGTCAGTGCCTGTTACTGCCTTTGGCTCTCCCTTGTGTacccaagcacacgcacacattacacacgcacacacacattcacattaacacacacacacacacacacacatacgcttaGAGACGCGTTTCTTTGTGAGCCAGTGCCTGTTACTGCCTTTTGCTCTCCcatgtgtatacatatacacactcacacatacactcagacacacacacaaacacacacacacacacacacacacacacacacacacacacacacacacacacacacacacacacacacacacacacacacacacacacacacacacacaggaagccaCATGAGAGGGGTGGGGAGCCTTGACTCACTCGCtataccttgtgtgtgtgtttgcatggcctgtatgtgtgtgtgtgggggggtttctgtgtgtgacgTCTGTGTATTtttaagtgtgtttgtatggtaaTTCAAGACCAAATATTGCCACAGAGAGCTGCACCCAGGGATTGGGGCTCCACCCACTTGTCAACCAAAGTCGGTTGCAAGAAgttcatttagaaaaaaaagctattaaaaacaataaatgaaaatTAGGATGAAGATCAGTTTTTGGTGAACCTTCAATATCATACCTGTTTGCAACCAAAGATTCATTAAAAACAGGGATGAAGAAAACTCTTTCCATATCCGGCTTCACCTGGATAGCACTATGACATTCTGGACAGATTAAACCACTCCTGTTGGTATTAGATTGCAGCCCTTGGTTTGATTGGTACTACATTGTTCTGTTTTCAATGGTCTTATGTACCTACTGTGTTGACATCAGCCAGGTCTATTGTGCTGGCCTGGCACAATGCACAATTAAACTAGATCTAGTTACAgtcgttgttttttatttcaaagCTTTATTTGGAATGAGAGGAACTTCCTCTCTCAAAGTCATTCTTCGATGTACATgtacaaataataacaatatgaaTGGTccagaaatataggcctacctatagTTGTGTAAAATGTGCCctgatttgttttctttgtcagTATACCTCCATACCGTTCTGAAGAACCACACTGGACATGCCTGTGAAGGGGAAATCCTGACCATCAAATGTCCCTCCCGAACCTCCATCGCTGTTCTGTCGGCCTTCTATGGACGCCATGTACCGAGTCAGCATTTTTGTCCCCCCCCAACAAGCATAAACACAACctcggaggaggaagaagaggccgCATGTACGTCCTCTGTGGCAATGGAGGTAGGCCTAGACATACATTGGGCTGTTTCAAAACTTGTAGCAGTTTCCTTTTTTAAGAAAGAATGAAACAGCCATCAAAGCAGGTTGGGTGGTGCTGACTCGATACATTTGATGTTGTTGATGAAAACATAATGGgatttgtttgcttgttttatCCCATCAGAAAGTGTTCTCAGAATGTCAGGATCAGCCCTTATGCCACATCCCGGTAATTAGCCCGGTGTTTGGACAGGACCCCTGCCCATCCACCAGCAAGTACCTTCTGGTGTCCTACAAGTGCCGACCAGGTCTGGCctacttccacatcaatcttcATGTGaatattgtaattgtaatataaaaatgtatatatatacatacacacacacacgtgtatatatgagagtcatatatatatgtctCCCGTGCAAATATGTGTTTGTCATTCAATAACTAAGCCAGGCTGATAAATGTTAAATTATTGATTTCTAAATTtgtcgttgtttttttaaatggccttcattgttttcattattgcaGGACATTAAATAAGCGATGAAATAGATTACAATTTACTTTGACAAAATTAGTGAGTTTCCTTGCAATCCTTTCCAGTGCACCACCGAACACGGCTTGTGTGTGAAAATGAACGCATGAGGATAATGTGTAAGAACGACACCGTCATCGCCATCTACTCAGCCTCTTTCGGACACCTGGTCGACGCGAGCCCAAACTGTCCTCAGGAATCCACTGCGCTCACAGAGCTGGGTGTGTGAGACCATTGTGTCATAGCGACCTCTTGTGGTTAAATACATAATCATTGAACAGGCCTATTTGTTCCAAGTTCCAAAAGACAACTACTATTGTACTTGTCCTCTTTTAATTCAAGCCAATTGTTTCTCAGAGTGTTCGTCTCCTTCAGCTCTGAGGAAGGTGTCACGCAGGTGCTACGGAAAGGCCAACTGCTCGTTAATAgctgacacacatacatttggTGACCCTTGTTTCCCAGGCATCAGAAAACACCTGCGAGTGTCCTTCACGTGTGGTAAGTGATCATCTTACACTAGAAATGTAGACATTCAAGAAAGGTGAATTGTCTTCTCAAATCCATATATTGCTCCTCAGTGCCTCGATTCCTCCTTGAAGAGACGGGTCGAGGGACATCAGATCCCTTTGACATAATTGACTACACACACGGTAAGAACAAGAGAATATATTTTAGGATTCATAGCCTCTATACTTGCAATGGCTGCACAGGGTGAGCCAGGCATGGTAAACTGGGCCAATCCCAGGCCCCAAATGGTGCTCCTAACCAGCTCTTTGGAGATACAGTATATGAAACAAATTTGTGGTGCTGTACACATTAAAGCAAGGCGGGAAGCAAATGGAGACAACAGTCATATTAGATTTTTCTCAAACTCTTCCTTATTTTATGCAAAGCATCATCAATTCTCtggtgggaatcaaacctcaACCTCAAACCTCTACCAGTTAAGATCAGATATCACTTTAATGCCCAATATGTTCACAGACACCTGTCCTGCGTCCTTGCATCTCAGGACACATTTGCCTACTGGTACAGCGGGCCTAGGGGAATTCCAGGATAGGGTAGTCTTCCTGGATAGGAGAGTTTCTGCTATGTCATCATCTCATGGATCCAGTTTGACACAGTATCACCATCCAACCCTACAGGTTTCCCAGAAAAGGTGGCGTTCTTCTTTGTCTCTGGAATCTGCGCAGGTCTGTTACTGCTGCTCTGTCTGTTCGGTGTGCGCTCCACACTGATCAAGGACGTCAAGGAGCTGGTGACCGAGCTGAACGAGGAGTACATGGCGGCTAGTAGACGCCGTCGGGGATTCATAGAGGACCTCTACGATGATGACGTGTCGGACACGTCTTCCTTCTGCCGCCTCACCCGGTCCTACCGTGCGGCGGACCTGCTGAGCACGCCGAGCAcgcccaccatctccaccacggtggagatggtggagcgAGAGGTGCGAGAGACGAAGGAGCTGCCCAATGGAGACATGTGGCCGCATCGAGACGTGGTTCCTCATGCCATTCATAAGATTAAAACTTACAATTGCTGAGCCGTTGGTTGAAAGCTTTGGtggcttaaaaaaaacactggttGGTCCCAAAAGTAACGGCTTCACATTTGACTCATTTAAACTCTTGCACATGTTAacactttatttgtatatttacatTCATGTTTGACTACACTATACTTATTTGTTTACTAATAGCACTTTCCAAAAATAGCACAATACTTAAGCATGAATGAACATTACttaatgcagtaataaacagcaaaataaaacagttaattaacagttGTCAAATGGTTAAGTAATAATTGAATCACTaacggtgttcatgtttaccAATTTTATATTATTGAATAGGGTAGGGGTTAACCCAAATCCTTACCAATGCATTAAT
The DNA window shown above is from Gadus chalcogrammus isolate NIFS_2021 chromosome 10, NIFS_Gcha_1.0, whole genome shotgun sequence and carries:
- the si:ch73-335m24.2 gene encoding protein eva-1 homolog C, with protein sequence MTESAPDFSIYLHTVLKNHTGHACEGEILTIKCPSRTSIAVLSAFYGRHVPSQHFCPPPTSINTTSEEEEEAACTSSVAMEKVFSECQDQPLCHIPVISPVFGQDPCPSTSKYLLVSYKCRPVHHRTRLVCENERMRIMCKNDTVIAIYSASFGHLVDASPNCPQESTALTELECSSPSALRKVSRRCYGKANCSLIADTHTFGDPCFPGIRKHLRVSFTCVPRFLLEETGRGTSDPFDIIDYTHGFPEKVAFFFVSGICAGLLLLLCLFGVRSTLIKDVKELVTELNEEYMAASRRRRGFIEDLYDDDVSDTSSFCRLTRSYRAADLLSTPSTPTISTTVEMVEREVRETKELPNGDMWPHRDVVPHAIHKIKTYNC